The sequence ACAGATTTGGAATATCCTCTTCCTCATTCAGTTTATTCTCTCTTTGCTTAATGGTGAGCTTGTTGACATCAAAGTTGTCTACAAAAGCCTTTCCGCTGATCGTAATTATCATTCGTTTGTCGTCTTTGCCGTTGGGGAGTTTGCCCACCACTACTTCGTTGACATCTATGTTTACAAGCTTTGAAAGCTCATCAATCAAAAGTGTCCTTTTGTCTCTTAAGTCATTTGCAGTATTTCCGTCCAGCTCGGCAGTGTATATTTGCTTGTTCAACTGGGCTATTTGAGTGCCTAATGAGTTTATCTCGGTAACAACAGTCTTTACCTGATTGTTTATATCAAACTGAAGCTCTTCAAAATGGGATGCAATGTTGTTAAAGTAGCGCGCAAAGGTTACGCCCTGTTCTTTTACCAAAGCCCTGATCGCATCGCTGCTGGGGTCTTTTGCAAGTTCCTGCAAAGAATTGTAAAAACTGTTTATCACAGCATTAAATCCGCTGTCCGACGGTTCATTGAATGTAACTTCCATATCGGCAAGAAGAGTCCTTTTGGCATTCCATTCCCCGTAAGAAATGTTTTCACTCCAGTACTTGTAATCAAGGTATTCATCCCTTATTCTTTCAATGGCAAGCACTTCCGAGCCTGTACCCAGCATTCCCGTTCCGTTAAGGAGCGATATGGGGTTTGATGCCGACTGAATCGCTACCTGCCTGGAATATCCCGGTGTGTTTACGTTGTTAATATTGTGGTTTATTATATCCATATTTCTTTGAGCCGTGAACAATCCCTTTACTGCCACGTTAAATCCGAAGAAACTGCTCATATCTTATCACCTGCCCACTAATCCCATTCTTGTAATAATCGTCTCCAGCATATCATCTATAACGTTTATCGCTCTCGATGAAGCACTGTAAGCAAATTTGTATCTCATCATGTTGGACATTTCCTCATCCATGGAAACTCCCATTATTGACTGCCTTTGCGCCTCTGCCGAATTTACCAGAGTCCTCTGGTTTTCAGCCGTCTTTTTCGCTTCAGAACCACCGGTACCCACAATAAGTATTATTGTCTGATAATAGTCATCCAGGCTTACCATACCGCTTACATCGGCAATTACCCTGTTATCCCTCAAATTTGCAATGGCCAGGGCAATAGTATTGTCACCGCTGGCTCCACTTTTGGACGCAACAATATTGTCAAGATCCGCAAGGTTGTCATTAAGTTTGATGTTTCCCATTTCCAGCGGATATGCGGGATTTATGGCCACAAAAAAGTCCTCTCCGTCAGAGGGGGGATTCCCCAAAGTCTTACCGCTCCTATGGAGGTTGTTCACCTGCGTGACCAGCGAATTAACAAGTACATTAAGCCTCATCTTCAAATCGGACACAATATTTGCCGAAGCCGGTACAGGATTTGCGGCAGGGTCTGTAATTCCTTCAATGGAACCCGAAACATCTCCTCTCGACTCCAAAAGTCCTCTTAAAACCCCGCTTTTTACCGGAACTTCGATATTCTCGCCTTCAATTTTTGGAACAAAAAACATTTTGTTTATATCGCTCTTTCCTGCAACAAGATTTATTTGCTCACCCTTTGTTACCAGAATATATCCACCGAGGGTTACCTGCACATCGCCGTTCTGCATTTCAGTAAATTCAAAATCCGCAAGCTTTGACAATTCATCCAGAAGCAAATTCCTCTGGTCACGGTAGTCATTTGCATTATCTCCGCAAACTTCCTCCTGCATTATTTTAACGTTTAATTCCGCTATCTGCTTCGTTATGTCGTTTATCTGTTTTATTGTCAGCACAATTTGTTGGTTCAGGTCCTCCTGCAGCTTGTCCAGCTGTGCGCCCAAATGATTTATCTGATGTACAAGAGCTTCCGCCCGCTGCCTTACCAGAGCCCTTACAGTGAGGCTGTCAGGTTCCTTTGAAAGCTCCTGCCATGCGTTCCAGAACTGATTTAAAACGTTTTGGAGCCCATCCCCCATCGGGTCACCAAGAATGGTCTGAATTTCCTGGAAGGTCTTGCTTCTTGTCTCCCAGTATCCCAACTCGGTGTTTTCATTTCTGTAGATATTATCCAAAAACAAATGCCTTATCTGCCTGGTCTCCTGAATGCTTGCACCAAGCCCGATTTGATATCTCATAAGGTTGAGATAGGGAGCCGTCGTAATCATGGCCTGCTGCCGGGCATAACCTTTTGTATTTACATTGGCAACATTGTGTCCCGTCACAGACAAAGCGCGTTCATTGACATACATTCCGGATCTTGCGATTTCCAAGCCAGCGAAACCCAAATATACCGCCTCCAAACGATTACAATTTTACATCAAAATAGCCTTTTTTCCCGTTCTCGTTTATTTGTCCCTCTTTGCTGTAATTGTTTCCTCCCAAATTAGCACTGGTCAAGATATTTATCGAAAAATCAATGAAATCTATTGAGTTCTTTATTAATCTGGAATTTACTTCATTGATATTTTTGATTTCCTCAATAATTGACGTCATATGCTTTTTGTATTCCCTAAGCTTTTCGGCCTGCTTTTCATCCACATGTTTTTCCAGCTCTGATATCGTCATCTCCGAAGGATCCATTCCGGCAATACCGGCTATTTCCGTCACGATATTCTCCCTTGTTTCTTCAAGTTTTCCAATTTTAACTATCAGGGACTGTTCCAGATTTGTGATGCTCTCAAGCTCGCTGACTTTCCCTTTAACAATAACATCGGTTTTCTTTTTTGAAATTTCAAGAATATCTTCATAAATTTTTGATTCCTGCAAAAGCACATCCATTAAATCATTTATCAGTCTGTCGTTCATATTGTAAACACTCCTTTGAATTGTGAAATTCTTCTTTTGAAAATTGCCTGAAATAAAATTTATTGCGGGACAACTCGGAATTTCCTTCCTCCTATCATCCCGCAAATACCAAATCATCCTTGAGTTTTTCTGTCCAATATTGATTTTAAAATCTTGTCTGCGATGTCTTCTTCACTGACTTTGTAAGTGCCGGACTCAATTTTTCGTGCCAATTCTTCCACCTTGTCCTTTCTTATGTCCGGTATTTCTTTCAATGCTTTCATTGCCGTCTGAAAGTCTTTTGCCTGATTTGAAATGGATACCACATCTTTTTTACCGGTCACACCGTCAGTTTTTTCGGCTTTGTTTACATTTTTACCGCTGTCATAGATGCCTGAAACCTTTGGGACCCCCTCCCAGATTTTCATAATTACCACTCACCTTCATAAAAACTTTCTATATTAAATTTAAAGTATTGACTTTATCATTGGTTCCTTTATTCTTCCTTTCATTAATTATATCGTCATCTAAAATATTTAATTAATAAATAAATATTACTATTATTAAGTACAATATTAAGCTTAATATAGTTCATAAAAATATTAAAAACTTATTCCCGTATAATATGCTGACTAATACCGCCAACAAAAAGTTCCGGCATCATTTATCCGAATTCCATCTTTCATATCTGTTCAAGTATTTCATTCCCATTCCCGATGTCTTTTTCTTGTCGGTATCACCGGATACTGACTTGCTTATTTCCTGCGCGGTGGCTTTAAACCCCTCGGTAAGTTCGCGGGAACACTCATTGCAAAACCTTCCTGTATTTATGGACTTGCCGCATTTTTCACATTCAAGCACTACATTCCCTTCGGTTCCGACAATTTCAAGTCTACCTTCCCTCAGATAGCTCTTTATCTTCTGAACACTGATATCCAGCGCATTCGACACCTCAATAATGGAAGCTTTGGGATGCTCATAAAGGTATTCTTTCACTCTTTTAAATTCTTCTTCATCCTGTTTCTTGCAATCCTGGCAAATGGGGCGTCCTCCGATATAGTTGAAAAGTCTTCCGCATCGTTTGCAGTTTCTTATATCCGGCATACCGATTCCTCCTACACCAATAATATCCCCAATACTTAGAAAACATATTAACATCCTCATTATATATTTCGGCAGTTTATTTATATAGCTTAATAGTGCCCAATTTACCTTCTTCCCGACGCAATGACAGCGACCACAATCTTTTTCGCCCCTGCCTCTTTCAACACCCTGCTGCACTCGTTCAGTGTCGTTCCGGTAGTCAAAATGTCATCCACAAGAAACATTGCTTTTCCTTCAACTTTGGATCTATCGGTTATTCTAAATGCATCCTTTACGTTCACAAGCCTGTCTTCCTTCTTAAGAAGGCTTTGGCTGTAAGTATTTCTAACCCTTTTCAAAATTTTTGCCTCATTCTTTATCCCCAGCTCACGGCCAAGTTCCCGGGCAATAAGGTACGACTGATTGTATCCGCGGCTTCGTTCCCTTTCCGGGTGAAGAGGAACGCTTACAATCATGTCAAATTTCTGCCACTGGATCAATTCCTTTATTTTTTGTGCCAAAAGCCGTGCAAAGGTTCTGTAATAAGAAGGCTTATTGTAAAACTTGTATTTTCTTATGGCTTCCTTTACAATGCCGCTGTAGTCGCATACACAGACAACACTGTCGTAGTAGTTGTATTGTCCCTGGAAGCTTATACTTGCTCCTTCCTTGAAATCAATCTTTTCATAGCACTCTTTGCATATTTCTATTTTAGTATTTGTACCCAAAATTGTTCCGCAGAATATGCACTTTGGGGGAAATATGAGATTTATAATCCAGTTTACCATTGTTTCAACCAGTCCACTCCCACTATGCATTTTCTAAGTTTTTCAGCCAAATCCGAGTTTCTTTTGGTCTCCCGATCGTTCATAATCATCCCGTAAAGACAATCTTTATTGCCCACCAGTATCACCAGCTCCCTCGCCCTTGTTATCGCAGTGTACAAAAGATTTCTGGTCATAAGCACCGAAGGCCCGGGAAACACCGGAAGTATCACCACGGGAAACTCACTTCCCTGGCTTTTGTGAATGGTAACGGCATAGGCCGGCTCAAGCTCGTCCAAAATAGTGTAATCATATTCCACAAGCTTTTCATCGTCAAACAAAACCTTTATTTTTTGCTCTTCATCATCTATTTCAACTATAATTCCCATATCGCCGTTAAACACACCCGCTCCTTCCTGGCCCGGGCCGTTGATTTTTTCCCATCTGAGGTTGTAGTTGTTTTTTATCTGCATCACCCGGTCTCCCTCACGGAATACATAGTTTCTGAAGGCTTTTTGTTTCTTTTTTCCGTCTTCGGGATTTAAAACCTTCTGAAGCTCAATATTGAGGTTTGCCACTCCCACCGTACCCTTTCTCATAGGCGACAATACCTGTATCTGTTTCATGGGATCATATCCGTAAGTATCGGGTATTCTTCTTGTACAAAGATCAACCACGGTTTTTAAAATATCATTCTGGGAATTTCTTGTCACAAAGAAAAAATCTTTTTCCCTCTCATTTAATATAGGATGCTCTCCGCGGTTTATCCTGTGGGCATTGACAACTATCATACTCTCTCCGGCCTGCCGGAATATTTCAGACAACTTTACGGTCTTGATCATCCCACTTTTTATTATATCCCTGAGGACATTTCCCGGCCCCACCGAAGGAAGCTGATCCACATCTCCGACCAGTATAAGCCTTGTTCCGCAGACAATAGCTTTAAGCAGGTGGTACATGAGAATTATATCCACCATGGACATCTCGTCAATTATCACCACATCAGCCTCTATGGGATTGTCTTCCGTCCTCATAAACACAAGCTCGTCCTCATTTGAGGTATAACCAATCTCAAGGAGCCTGTGAATGGTTTTTGCCTCATAGCCCGTAGCCTCGGACATCCTCTTTGCCGCCCTGCCGGTGGGAGCTGCAAGGGCAAACTCATATCCTTCACTTTCAAGAAGGCTTATAATGCTTTTGATTATGGTTGTCTTGCCTGTGCCCGGCCCTCCGGTTATGACAAGCACGCCGTTAGTCATTGCTTCCCTGATGGCTTCCTTTTGCTTGTCCGCAAGTATTATACCCTCTTTTTTCTGAACCTGCTTTATCCTTTCCTCAAAGTCCTCCATATCGGCGCTATACCTTACCTGGGAAAGTTCCACCAGCTTTCTGCATACTCCCAGCTCCGCATGGTAAAATGAACTCAAATATATCTTTGACATCCCGTCATTTCTGTCCACATACACCGACTTATTCAGCACAAGGGAAACGAGAGCGTCTTCAATGCTGTCAATGTTGATGTCCAAAAGTTTTGACGTATAACTTTTTAGCATCTCTTCTTCCAAAAAAGTATGACCTTCTGTCGCGGCCCGGCTTAACACATATTTGATACCGCTTGAAATCCTGTATTTTGAGTAAGGGTCTATTCCAAGGCTTTTGGCTATCCGGTCAGCCGTTCTGAAACTTATTCCGAAAATCTCGTCTGAAAGCCGGTAAGGGTTTTTCCTGATTTCTTCTATGGTATCCGGTCCGAAAGTCTTGTATATTTTGGCACAATAAGTCGGACTTATGCCATACTCCTGCAGAAACAGCACAACATCCCGAAGGCCTCTTTGCTCCTCAAAGGCCTGTCCTATTCTCAAAGCCTTTTCCATGGTAATACCTTTTATCTCGGCAAGCCTCTGCGGGTGATGACTTATAATATGAAGAGTTTGGTCTGCGAATTTCTTTACAATCTTTTTTGCGGTTGCAGGGCCGACTCCCTTGATAAGCCCTGACGCAAGATACCTTTCTATAGCCTCCGGCGTTTCCGGAAGCAGCTTTTCATACAGCTCCACTTTGAGCTGCTCGCCATAGTCAGGGTGGATGACCCACTTCCCCGAAACTCTCAGCGTCTCACCCACATTGATAAAAGGCATATATCCCACGACGGTAATAACTTCTTTATCGCATTTTATCTCACAAACGGTATATCCATTGGCTTCATTGGAGAATATAATTTCTTCAACAGTACCTTCAATAGTTACCAAATTATCCACCTTATCCCTCGTATTTTATATGAAATTACATATTCAAGTATACCTTATATATAGGGTTTCGAAAAGAAAGAAGGAAAATATTCCTATACATTTCTTCTTTTCGCATGTTCCCAAACGGCATCATTATTCTCAGGTTCCTCAAAACATCTGAACAGTGCGTCTTTTTCACTTTTCCTCAGCACCTCAAGACATTCATAATCTTTTTCCAGTTTTCTCAAAATATCCAACGTATCATCATCCGAATCCATGTCAAGCACATGGAGCTTTCCTCCCGGCATAAGTTTTCTGATAAAATCCCTGGGAAGAACGTTTCTTAACACCCCTTCAATTGTTTCCCCCTGATTCCTGACAATCAGCACAAGCTTTACCTGGGAGTTTCTGTAGCCTTTGTTATGCTGTTTTATATAAACAAGAAACTGATGTATCAGTACCATAAGGCCGTAAGCTGCCAGCACACACGTTGCTACTTCAAAAATAATTTCCGCCATAACAACACCCCCAGTTATCAGTCTATGAAACCGACTGTACAACTGTTACAGGTGCTTATTTTCAAAAAACAGGCCAAAGCAGACAAATTTATCGTCCGCTTCGGCCTGTTTATTGCTTACTTTATTTGCTTCTTTCAATTCTTATATTTTGTATGAAAATTCTTATATTAATTCTCATATTTTGTGTGAAATTTAAATTGCTGTATTTTATATGGAATTTTCTTTTTCATTTACTTTTTTAGGATACGTCCAATCTTACAAACTTTGAGCCTCTTTTCTCAACTCTTCGGCTTTGTCGGTCCTCTCCCATGGAAGATCTATGTCAGTCCTTCCAAAATGTCCGTAAGCCGCTGTCTGTTTGTAAATCGGTCTTCTTAAGTCAAGGGTTTTGATAATTCCCGCAGGTCTTAAGTCGAAATATTTGTTTACCAGGCTTTCTATTTTTTCTTCAGGAATAATTCCGGTTCCAAAGGTATCAACCCTCACCGAAACCGGTCTTGCCACACCTATTGCATAAGCCAGCTGCACTTCACATTTTCTGGCAAGTCCCGCAGCAACTATGTTTTTAGCAACATAGCGGGCGGCATATGCAGCCGAACGGTCAACCTTTGTCGGATCTTTTCCTGAAAATGCCCCGCCGCCGTGTCTTGCATAACCTCCGTAAGTATCAACAATTATTTTCCTTCCGGTAAGTCCGGAGTCTCCCTGGGGCCCGCCAATCACAAATCTTCCTGTGGGATTGACAAGATATTTTGTTTTACTGTCTAAAAGTTCTGCCGGTATAACAGGCTTTATAACATGCTCAATTACATCTCTTTTAATTGTATCGTAATCCACCTCAGGACCATGCTGTGTGGAAATAAGCACCGTATCCACTCTTACAGGCTTGTCCCCGTCATATTCAACAGTGACCTGGGACTTTCCGTCAGGTCTCAAATAATTCAACGTGCCGTTTTTCCTTACCTGACTTAACCTCATGGCAAGCTTGTGGGCCAATGAGATGGGCATTGGCATAAGTTCGGGCGTCTCATCACACGCAAAGCCGAACATCATTCCCTGATCGCCTGCTCCTATGGCTTCAATCTCCTCGTCACTCATTTCCCCTGTTTTTGCTTCCAGGGCTTTGTTAACCCCCATGGCAATATCAGGAGACTGCTCGTCAATTGAAGTCAAAACCGCACACGTATCACAGTCAAATCCGTACTTTGCTCTGTCATAACCTATTTCCCGGATTGTACTTCTTACAATTTTTGGTATATCAACATAGCAATTTGTTGTAATCTCTCCGGTTACCAAGACCAGCCCAGTGGTAACAGCAGTTTCACATGCTACCCTCGCCATAGGATCCTGCGAAAAAATTGCGTCCAGAACGGCATCGGAGATCTGGTCGCATATTTTATCGGGATGGCCCTCCGTAACAGATTCCGACGTAAACAGTTTTCTTGCCATTTAGGTTACCTCCTCATCAAAATTTTCCCTTGCGATAAACAACACCCGTTGCTGCATTGCCGCAACTTGTCGAAAAAACTGACAAAATAACATAAAAAAACCTCTTTCACACAAAGAGGATTCTTTTTTTATCCTCATCTGTCAGGACTTTTACATCCTGTAGGAATTGGCACCGATACAATTCTGCCGGTTGCCGGGTTTCATAGGGCCCATTCCCTCCGCCTCTCTTGATAAGGTTACCTGTATTATTTTGTCATAGTATAATGTATCATATACCTTATATTTCGTCAATAAATATAAAATAAATATAAAAACTTTTTCTTATTGAAATTTTCGCCAGATTTCTCGTACTAAATGTTTTCCGCTTTCTTATATACTTTATCTCTGAAATTTTGAGATGAGACTATGTACCTCTCATGGTACCCTTCTCCGATTTTTTCGACACCGTCAAAAGCCTCCACCTTGAATGTAAGCTTCCTTCCCTCAACAGCTATCAACTCTGCCAAAGCTTTTACTTTCATTCCCACAGGTGTACCGGCAATATGCTTGATGTTTACCGCAGTACCGACGGTGGTATACCCTTTGGGCAGATGCAGGGCCACAGCTGACAATGCAGCACGTTCCATCAAGCCTATCATTGCGGGGGTAGCATAAACATCCATATTTCCGCTTCCGTATTCTTCCGCCGTACTTTTCTGGGAAACCCAAGTTTCAACAGATGCATTCAAACCTACTTTCAAATTCACATTTTCCATGGCTCTTCCCTCTCTACTCAAAAATTATGGATTTTATTTTGGTGCAATCAAAAATTGCAGTCTAAAATACTTGTTTATTATAACAAATACATATGTGATAATAAAGTAAAAAAAGAGACAGTTTATCACCATCTCTTTTCAGAAAGCTGTTTTTTTCAAAGAATAAATCATGCATTTGCATACAACTCTTCAAACTCGTAACCTTCAAGTTTTTCCTTTTCCATAAGGGCGTTGGCTACGGCATGAAGTTTGTTTATATTCTCTTTCAAAATATTTTTTATTCTTTCATAACATGAATCTATTATCTTCTTTACTTCTCTGTCAATTTGAGCAGCTATCTCCTCACTGTAGTTTTTTGTCTGGACAAAATCCCTACCGATAAATACCTCGTCACTTTCATTTGCAAATACGAGATTGCCAAGGGTATCACTCATACCATATTTGGTAATCATGCTTCTGGCAATTCCGTTTGCCTGCTTCAGATCGGAGTATGCTCCGGTGCTCACTTCACCCAGCACAATCTCCTCTGCCGCTCTTCCTCCCAATGCAACGATAATCTTTTCAATAAGATGGGACTTGGTCTCATAATTTTTATCCTCATCTGGTTTGTGTGCGGTAAAACCGCCTGCCATACCCGACGGAATTATGGATATCCTGTCAACCCTGTCGGTAGTGGAAACTTCTTTTATTGCAATGGCATGACCGGCTTCATGATAGGCAGTAAGCCTTTTTTCCTTCTCGCTCATTACCCTGCTCTTTTTCTCCGGTCCCATGACCACCTTGAATGTCGCTTCTTTTATTTCAGCCATTGTTATCACTTTCTTGTTGGCTCTGGCAGCAAGCAAAGCTGCTTCATTAAGAAGGTTTTCAAGGTCCGCTCCGGTAAATCCGGGGGTACTTTTTGCAAGTTCATCCAATTTGACATCTTCCGCCAGGGGCTTGCCTTTGGCATGAACTTTCAGTATTTCCTCTCTTCCTTTTATGTCCGGAAGCCCCACAACTACTCTTCTATCAAATCTTCCCGGTCTTAAAAGCGCAGGGTCCAAAATATCCGGTCTGTTTGTTGCAGCCAGAATTATTACCCCTTCATTTGCTCCGAAACCGTCCATTTCAACCAACAGCTGATTAAGCGTCTGTTCTCTCTCGTCATGGCCGCCGCCGAGACCTGCTCCTCTATGTCTTCCGACAGCATCAATTTCATCTATGAAAACAATACAGGGGGCATTCTTCTTTGCCTGTTCAAAAAGGTCTCTAACCCTCGAAGCACCTACACCGACAAACATTTCCACAAAGTCCGATCCGCTTATGCTGAAGAACGGAACTCCGGCTTCTCCGGACACGGCTTTTGCCAGCAAGGTTTTACCTGTACCCGGAGGTCCCACCAAAAGCACTCCTTTTGGTATCCTCGCTCCCAACTCCAAAAACTTTTTGGAATTTTTCAGAAATTCGACTATTTCCCTTAGCTCCTCTTTCTCCTCATCCGCTCCTGCGACGTCATTGAAAGTCACTTTTCTCTTATCGTCTATTGTCATTTTGGCTCTGCTTTTTCCAAAAGACATTACTCTGCTTCCGCCGCCCTGAGACTGCTGGAGGAAGAACACCCAGAACAGCACAAACACAACTATAATTACCAAAGTAGGCAATATAGAAATCCACCACGGCGGCGAATAAGGAACCTTGCTTCGAAACTCAAGCTCTCCTTCTCTGATAAGGTCGTTTATCTCATTCATGAACACTTCAACATCGGGTATATAAACAAACTGGTCCCTCTGTCCCTCTTCTTTATATTTTACCGTGGCTTTATTGTCTTCCAGTATAATTTCCTGAACCTTACCGTTGTGAATATCGCTTATAAGCTGGGAATACTTTTGTTCCTTTTCAACAGGCCGGCTTTGCACTATGACCAGAAAAGCCAGCAACATCACAAACAGCACTATATAAAAGCTTATATTTTTAAAATATTTCAACTAGTTCCCTCCTCATTCTTTATAGCAATATAGCAAAACACTATCTCTCATACATATTATTATAAAATATATATTACATTATATTAACATAACGGTATTAAAAACACAAGAAACCTTTGTATATTTTTTAGTCCATATCTTCTTTGTCCGTATAAACAGACGAATCCAGCACGCACACATCCGGGAGATTTCTGTATTTTTCCGCATAATCCAATCCATAGCCCACCACAAACTTATCCGGTATTGTGATACCTTTATAATCTATTTCCAAATCAACCTTTCTCCTTGACGGTTTGTCAAGGGCGGTGCATATTTTTACATCTTTGGGTCCTCTGGCTTCAAACATGCTTTTCAGATAATGCAGCGTAAGACCTGTATCCACCAAGTCTTCAACGATAAGGACATGCTTGTTGGTTATATCTATATCGATGTCTTTTATTATACGCACAACCCCCGATGATTTGGTGGAATTGCCGTAACTTGACACCGATATGAAATCCACATCAATGGGTATGGTTATTTCCCTTATTAAGTCGGCAAAAAATACCACTCCTCCTTTTAACACCCCTATCAGGACAAGCTCTTTTCCTTCATAGTCACTGGAAATCCTCTTTCCCAACTCTTTAGCGTTGTTTTTAAGTTCCTCTCTGGTAACCAAAATTTCTTTAATTTGATTTATCATGAGTTTCCTCCTAAATATACGCTTTTTTAAGCTATTTTTAATCTATATATTTTAATCTGTAATCGGGCAATTTATAAGCTAACAATCCATAATTCATAAGACCGTCGTCTTTCACTTAACACCAATATGCCGGTTTTTAGAATTTTGATTGGTTCAGTGCGAGTTATCATAGGATAATTTCAGTATGATTTTAGTATTTTCAGTTACTTTAAATTTATCACTGATTTTGTAACCTATTATCCATACAATTTCTTTACGTGTTGAAATTAACGGTATTTGATTTCTTGTTTCTCTTGGGATTTTATTGTCAATAAAAAACTCCTTGAGTTTTTTGGTGCCGTTTGAGTTACGGGGCCTGAAAACATCACCGTCTCTTCTGTTTCTTAAGTATATTCCCTCTTTCAGCCTGTCATAATCAAAAAACTGAACCTTGCTTTTGTCCGGTACCTTTGTAAAATCCTCTATACTAAAGCAATCTGCGGAAACATCAATAAGGGTTGCCTCCAAGCTGCCACATATTTCATCAACAACCGTAATTCCGGGTATGTTTACTTCCTTATTGAAATATATGTCTTCCTCTTTAAGCTCGTGCAAACATA comes from Acetivibrio thermocellus ATCC 27405 and encodes:
- the flgK gene encoding flagellar hook-associated protein FlgK, translating into MSSFFGFNVAVKGLFTAQRNMDIINHNINNVNTPGYSRQVAIQSASNPISLLNGTGMLGTGSEVLAIERIRDEYLDYKYWSENISYGEWNAKRTLLADMEVTFNEPSDSGFNAVINSFYNSLQELAKDPSSDAIRALVKEQGVTFARYFNNIASHFEELQFDINNQVKTVVTEINSLGTQIAQLNKQIYTAELDGNTANDLRDKRTLLIDELSKLVNIDVNEVVVGKLPNGKDDKRMIITISGKAFVDNFDVNKLTIKQRENKLNEEEDIPNLYEVLWEDGNSLSVRGGELKGLLDVRDGNDGENGSPNYKGIPYYIRKLNEFVRTFAIAFNEGIVGNDKVAGHVDGYGTNGNTGIRFFTILGEENKPISSADFMSAGDIDACYGKMTAKNFTVSSDILDDPRNIATADTKDQVGNIGNINSILAMRNNVHMFKEGAPEDFVKSVITTLAIDSQQTIRLSSIHKNMIEQVENQRMSVSGVSLDEEVANLVKHHQAYAAAAQMINTMAEVYDILINRVGL
- a CDS encoding thioesterase family protein; the encoded protein is MENVNLKVGLNASVETWVSQKSTAEEYGSGNMDVYATPAMIGLMERAALSAVALHLPKGYTTVGTAVNIKHIAGTPVGMKVKALAELIAVEGRKLTFKVEAFDGVEKIGEGYHERYIVSSQNFRDKVYKKAENI
- the metK gene encoding methionine adenosyltransferase, which codes for MARKLFTSESVTEGHPDKICDQISDAVLDAIFSQDPMARVACETAVTTGLVLVTGEITTNCYVDIPKIVRSTIREIGYDRAKYGFDCDTCAVLTSIDEQSPDIAMGVNKALEAKTGEMSDEEIEAIGAGDQGMMFGFACDETPELMPMPISLAHKLAMRLSQVRKNGTLNYLRPDGKSQVTVEYDGDKPVRVDTVLISTQHGPEVDYDTIKRDVIEHVIKPVIPAELLDSKTKYLVNPTGRFVIGGPQGDSGLTGRKIIVDTYGGYARHGGGAFSGKDPTKVDRSAAYAARYVAKNIVAAGLARKCEVQLAYAIGVARPVSVRVDTFGTGIIPEEKIESLVNKYFDLRPAGIIKTLDLRRPIYKQTAAYGHFGRTDIDLPWERTDKAEELRKEAQSL
- a CDS encoding flagellar protein FlgN: MNDRLINDLMDVLLQESKIYEDILEISKKKTDVIVKGKVSELESITNLEQSLIVKIGKLEETRENIVTEIAGIAGMDPSEMTISELEKHVDEKQAEKLREYKKHMTSIIEEIKNINEVNSRLIKNSIDFIDFSINILTSANLGGNNYSKEGQINENGKKGYFDVKL
- the recD2 gene encoding SF1B family DNA helicase RecD2; its protein translation is MVTIEGTVEEIIFSNEANGYTVCEIKCDKEVITVVGYMPFINVGETLRVSGKWVIHPDYGEQLKVELYEKLLPETPEAIERYLASGLIKGVGPATAKKIVKKFADQTLHIISHHPQRLAEIKGITMEKALRIGQAFEEQRGLRDVVLFLQEYGISPTYCAKIYKTFGPDTIEEIRKNPYRLSDEIFGISFRTADRIAKSLGIDPYSKYRISSGIKYVLSRAATEGHTFLEEEMLKSYTSKLLDINIDSIEDALVSLVLNKSVYVDRNDGMSKIYLSSFYHAELGVCRKLVELSQVRYSADMEDFEERIKQVQKKEGIILADKQKEAIREAMTNGVLVITGGPGTGKTTIIKSIISLLESEGYEFALAAPTGRAAKRMSEATGYEAKTIHRLLEIGYTSNEDELVFMRTEDNPIEADVVIIDEMSMVDIILMYHLLKAIVCGTRLILVGDVDQLPSVGPGNVLRDIIKSGMIKTVKLSEIFRQAGESMIVVNAHRINRGEHPILNEREKDFFFVTRNSQNDILKTVVDLCTRRIPDTYGYDPMKQIQVLSPMRKGTVGVANLNIELQKVLNPEDGKKKQKAFRNYVFREGDRVMQIKNNYNLRWEKINGPGQEGAGVFNGDMGIIVEIDDEEQKIKVLFDDEKLVEYDYTILDELEPAYAVTIHKSQGSEFPVVILPVFPGPSVLMTRNLLYTAITRARELVILVGNKDCLYGMIMNDRETKRNSDLAEKLRKCIVGVDWLKQW
- the flgK gene encoding flagellar hook-associated protein FlgK produces the protein MGFAGLEIARSGMYVNERALSVTGHNVANVNTKGYARQQAMITTAPYLNLMRYQIGLGASIQETRQIRHLFLDNIYRNENTELGYWETRSKTFQEIQTILGDPMGDGLQNVLNQFWNAWQELSKEPDSLTVRALVRQRAEALVHQINHLGAQLDKLQEDLNQQIVLTIKQINDITKQIAELNVKIMQEEVCGDNANDYRDQRNLLLDELSKLADFEFTEMQNGDVQVTLGGYILVTKGEQINLVAGKSDINKMFFVPKIEGENIEVPVKSGVLRGLLESRGDVSGSIEGITDPAANPVPASANIVSDLKMRLNVLVNSLVTQVNNLHRSGKTLGNPPSDGEDFFVAINPAYPLEMGNIKLNDNLADLDNIVASKSGASGDNTIALAIANLRDNRVIADVSGMVSLDDYYQTIILIVGTGGSEAKKTAENQRTLVNSAEAQRQSIMGVSMDEEMSNMMRYKFAYSASSRAINVIDDMLETIITRMGLVGR
- the flgM gene encoding flagellar biosynthesis anti-sigma factor FlgM, producing MKIWEGVPKVSGIYDSGKNVNKAEKTDGVTGKKDVVSISNQAKDFQTAMKALKEIPDIRKDKVEELARKIESGTYKVSEEDIADKILKSILDRKTQG
- a CDS encoding ComF family protein encodes the protein MVNWIINLIFPPKCIFCGTILGTNTKIEICKECYEKIDFKEGASISFQGQYNYYDSVVCVCDYSGIVKEAIRKYKFYNKPSYYRTFARLLAQKIKELIQWQKFDMIVSVPLHPERERSRGYNQSYLIARELGRELGIKNEAKILKRVRNTYSQSLLKKEDRLVNVKDAFRITDRSKVEGKAMFLVDDILTTGTTLNECSRVLKEAGAKKIVVAVIASGRR